From the genome of uncultured Bacteroides sp., one region includes:
- the uvrA gene encoding excinuclease ABC subunit UvrA: protein MSDSKYISIKGARVNNLKNIDVNIPRNKLVVITGLSGSGKSSLAFDTLYAEGQRRYVESLSSYARQFLGRMSKPECDFIKGIPPAIAIEQKVNSRNPRSTVGTSTEIYEYLRLLYARIGKTLSPVSGQEVIKHNIEDIVNCVLSYPEGTKYTILTRILLREDRTMKQQLEIDLKQGFNRVEVNGESVRIDEYTPKKSDNVYLLIDRMSVSNSKDAISRLTDSAETSMYEGDGTCMLRFYLPNSTTKLHTFSTKFEADGILFEEPSDQMFSFNSPIGACQLCEGFGKVIGIDEHLVIPNRSLSIYDGAVVCWRGEKMGEWKDALIHNAQKFDFPIFIPYYELTDEQRQVLWDGNKYFQGINDFFRMLEENQYKIQYRVMLARYRGKTICPICHGTRLKPEAGYVRVGGKSISELVDLSIIDLKEFFDSLKLDKHDVNVSRRILTEIDSRTRFLIEVGLGYLTLNRLSNSLSGGESQRINLATSLGSSLVGSLYILDEPSIGLHSRDTDKLIHVLRQLQSLGNTVVVVEHDEEIIRAADYIIDIGPDAGRLGGQVVYQGNMDDLQKGTNSHTVRYLLGEEKIPIPLHRRPWNNYIEITGARENNLKGVNVRFPLNVMTVVTGVSGSGKSTLVRDIFYRALKRELDECSDRPGEFANIEGDLKNLHSIEFVDQNPIGKSSRSNPVTYIKAYDEIRKLWAEQPLAKQMGYTPGHFSFNSEGGRCEECKGDGTITVEMQFMADLILECESCHGKRFKTETLEVQFHDKNIYDVLQMTVNEAVEFFTQHGQKKIVKKLAPLQEVGLGYVKLGQSSSTLSGGENQRVKLAFYLSQEKADPTLFIFDEPTTGLHFHDIRKLLEAFDALIRRGHTIIIIEHNMDVIKCADYVIDLGPEGGDKGGNIVVCGTPEDVAACEESYTGQFLKEKLTT, encoded by the coding sequence ATGTCAGACAGTAAATATATCAGCATCAAGGGAGCAAGGGTAAACAACCTGAAAAACATTGATGTAAACATTCCCCGCAACAAGCTGGTCGTTATCACAGGACTTTCAGGATCCGGCAAATCCTCTTTAGCTTTCGATACACTTTACGCCGAGGGCCAACGCCGCTACGTAGAAAGTCTTTCTTCATATGCCCGTCAGTTTTTAGGGAGGATGAGCAAACCCGAATGTGATTTTATCAAAGGCATTCCGCCGGCCATTGCCATTGAGCAGAAAGTAAATAGCCGAAACCCACGTTCTACTGTGGGAACAAGCACCGAAATCTATGAATATCTCCGCCTGCTTTATGCCCGCATCGGAAAAACACTCAGCCCCGTGAGCGGACAAGAGGTCATCAAACACAACATAGAAGACATCGTTAATTGTGTGCTATCCTATCCCGAGGGAACAAAATACACCATACTCACACGTATATTACTCCGTGAAGACAGAACAATGAAACAACAACTAGAAATTGATCTGAAGCAGGGTTTTAACCGAGTCGAAGTAAACGGTGAAAGTGTACGCATTGATGAATACACCCCCAAGAAAAGCGACAATGTTTATCTATTAATCGATCGCATGAGCGTAAGTAATAGCAAAGATGCCATCAGCCGCCTCACCGATTCTGCCGAAACAAGTATGTACGAAGGAGACGGTACCTGCATGCTGCGATTTTATCTACCGAACAGCACCACCAAGCTCCATACATTCAGCACTAAATTTGAGGCAGACGGCATCCTGTTTGAGGAACCCAGCGATCAAATGTTCTCTTTCAATTCACCGATAGGGGCTTGTCAGCTGTGCGAAGGTTTCGGTAAGGTTATTGGCATTGACGAACACTTAGTGATCCCCAACCGTTCGCTTTCCATATACGACGGGGCAGTGGTTTGCTGGCGGGGAGAAAAGATGGGTGAATGGAAAGACGCACTGATACACAATGCCCAAAAGTTTGATTTCCCCATATTTATACCTTACTACGAATTAACGGACGAACAACGGCAGGTGCTGTGGGATGGCAATAAATATTTTCAGGGCATCAACGATTTCTTTCGCATGTTGGAAGAAAATCAATACAAAATACAATACCGGGTAATGTTGGCTCGCTACCGGGGTAAAACAATCTGTCCCATATGCCACGGCACAAGATTAAAGCCGGAAGCGGGCTATGTACGTGTAGGAGGCAAAAGTATCAGCGAACTGGTAGATCTTTCCATCATTGATTTAAAAGAATTCTTCGACTCGTTAAAACTGGACAAACACGATGTCAACGTATCCCGCCGCATCCTTACGGAAATAGACAGTCGTACCCGTTTTCTCATCGAAGTAGGACTTGGTTATCTCACCCTTAACCGCTTATCTAACTCACTTTCAGGCGGTGAAAGCCAACGTATTAACTTAGCAACTTCTCTGGGAAGCAGTTTGGTAGGTAGTCTTTACATCCTCGATGAGCCGAGTATCGGTCTGCATAGTCGCGACACCGACAAACTGATACATGTACTCCGACAATTGCAATCGTTAGGTAATACAGTGGTAGTGGTAGAACACGATGAAGAAATCATTCGGGCGGCCGATTATATTATCGACATCGGTCCCGATGCAGGACGTTTAGGTGGACAAGTTGTGTATCAAGGCAACATGGACGATTTGCAGAAAGGTACCAATAGTCATACTGTGCGCTATCTATTAGGAGAAGAAAAAATTCCTATTCCACTGCACCGCAGACCATGGAACAATTACATAGAAATAACAGGAGCGCGCGAAAACAACCTCAAAGGCGTCAATGTGCGCTTTCCGCTAAACGTAATGACCGTAGTGACCGGTGTCTCCGGATCTGGTAAAAGTACGTTAGTAAGAGATATTTTTTATCGTGCACTGAAGCGTGAACTGGATGAATGCAGTGACCGTCCGGGAGAATTTGCAAATATCGAAGGCGATCTGAAGAATCTTCACAGCATTGAATTTGTAGATCAAAACCCCATCGGAAAATCGTCACGCAGTAATCCGGTTACCTACATTAAAGCATACGATGAAATTCGCAAGCTTTGGGCAGAGCAGCCTTTGGCAAAACAAATGGGATACACTCCGGGACATTTCAGTTTTAATAGCGAAGGCGGACGTTGCGAAGAATGCAAAGGAGATGGTACCATTACCGTAGAAATGCAATTTATGGCCGACCTGATACTGGAATGTGAATCTTGCCATGGCAAACGCTTTAAAACGGAAACGCTGGAAGTTCAGTTTCACGATAAGAATATCTATGATGTGCTACAAATGACGGTAAACGAAGCCGTCGAATTCTTTACTCAACACGGCCAGAAGAAAATAGTGAAGAAGCTGGCTCCATTGCAGGAAGTCGGATTAGGGTACGTGAAGTTGGGACAGTCATCGTCCACACTTTCCGGTGGAGAGAACCAACGGGTAAAACTGGCCTTTTATCTTAGTCAGGAAAAAGCAGATCCAACGTTATTTATCTTCGACGAACCGACTACCGGACTGCACTTTCACGACATACGTAAGCTACTCGAAGCATTTGATGCTCTGATTCGCCGTGGACATACCATTATTATTATCGAACATAACATGGATGTAATTAAATGTGCAGACTATGTGATTGACCTCGGGCCGGAAGGTGGAGATAAAGGAGGAAACATCGTTGTATGCGGAACTCCGGAAGATGTAGCCGCTTGTGAAGAAAGCTATACCGGACAGTTCTTGAAAGAGAAACTGACGACTTAA
- a CDS encoding chromate transporter — protein MLYLQLFYSFFKIGLFGFGGGYGMLSLIQSEVVTHHTWLSAQEFTDIVAISQMTPGPIGINAATYVGFTATGSFWGSLIATFAVILPSFILMLTISKFFLKYQKHPVVEAVFTGLRPAIVGLLASAVLVLMTPENFGAPTTNLYAFIISMVIFAGTFIANMRFKTNPILLIIICGVIGLLVY, from the coding sequence ATGCTATATTTACAGCTATTCTATTCTTTTTTTAAAATTGGTCTTTTTGGCTTCGGAGGAGGGTATGGTATGCTCTCTCTTATCCAATCTGAAGTAGTAACTCATCACACATGGCTGTCGGCCCAAGAATTTACCGATATTGTAGCCATCAGCCAAATGACTCCCGGACCCATCGGTATCAATGCCGCCACTTACGTGGGATTTACAGCAACCGGAAGTTTCTGGGGCTCACTGATTGCCACTTTCGCCGTCATTCTGCCCTCATTCATCCTCATGCTGACTATCAGCAAATTCTTCCTCAAATACCAGAAGCATCCGGTCGTAGAAGCTGTCTTTACAGGACTACGCCCCGCCATTGTGGGATTACTAGCCTCTGCCGTACTTGTTTTGATGACACCGGAAAACTTTGGCGCACCGACAACAAACCTTTACGCCTTTATCATTAGCATGGTGATCTTTGCTGGTACATTTATCGCCAATATGCGTTTCAAAACGAATCCCATCCTCCTCATTATTATTTGCGGAGTGATAGGACTACTGGTTTATTAA
- a CDS encoding family 10 glycosylhydrolase, whose product MKLRNLLFLLAALLFSLATQAQNYPKREFRAAWIQTVNGQFRGVPTEIVKQRLIDQLNSLQGAGINAIIFQVRPEADALYASRLEPWSRFLTGVQGQAPDSYWDPMQFMIEECHKRGMEFHAWINPYRVKTTLKSQLASSHVYNIHPEWFLKYGDQLFFDPALPESRRHICMVITDILTRYDVDAIHMDDYFYPYPIKGQDFPDSVSFARYGGGFDNKADWRRSNVNLLIKKIHETVRELKPWVKFGVSPFGVYRNQSSDPLGSKTQALQDYDDLYADVLLWAREGWIDYNIPQLYWEIGHPRADYETLVDWWAHNSCNRPLFIGQSVMNTVQKADPQNPAINQLPRKMALQRAYQTIGGSCQWPASAVVENVGSYRDALVQEYNKYPALVPVFDFMDNKAPDKVKKVKAVWTKDGYMLFWTAPKAKTEMDRAIQYVVYRFDKKEKVNINDPSHIVSIVEDNFYKMPYEKGNTKYRYVVTALDRLHNESRSVSKKVKL is encoded by the coding sequence ATGAAACTAAGAAATCTCCTTTTTCTCTTGGCGGCCTTGCTTTTCTCGTTGGCAACACAGGCACAGAACTACCCTAAACGCGAATTCAGAGCAGCATGGATACAGACGGTGAATGGACAGTTTCGTGGTGTGCCTACCGAAATAGTGAAACAAAGACTGATTGATCAGCTTAATTCTCTTCAGGGAGCAGGCATTAATGCCATTATATTTCAGGTACGGCCGGAAGCTGATGCCCTCTATGCTTCAAGATTGGAACCATGGAGCCGCTTTTTGACCGGGGTACAGGGGCAGGCACCCGATTCGTATTGGGACCCTATGCAGTTTATGATTGAAGAATGCCATAAACGGGGAATGGAATTTCATGCATGGATTAACCCTTATCGGGTAAAAACGACCTTGAAAAGTCAGTTGGCTTCCAGTCATGTTTACAATATACATCCGGAATGGTTCCTGAAATATGGAGATCAATTGTTTTTTGACCCGGCTCTTCCCGAGAGCCGAAGGCATATCTGTATGGTGATAACCGATATTTTGACTCGCTATGATGTAGACGCCATACACATGGATGATTATTTTTATCCTTACCCTATTAAAGGACAGGACTTTCCTGATAGTGTCAGTTTTGCCCGTTATGGCGGAGGCTTTGATAATAAGGCCGATTGGCGTCGTAGTAATGTGAATTTGTTGATTAAGAAAATACACGAAACAGTTCGTGAATTAAAACCATGGGTTAAATTTGGCGTGAGTCCTTTTGGCGTTTATCGTAATCAAAGCAGTGATCCGTTAGGTAGTAAAACGCAAGCTTTGCAAGACTATGATGACCTATATGCCGACGTCCTTTTGTGGGCCCGTGAAGGATGGATTGATTATAATATTCCCCAGCTATACTGGGAGATAGGGCATCCGCGTGCCGATTATGAAACGCTTGTCGATTGGTGGGCGCATAATTCATGTAATCGTCCGCTTTTTATCGGTCAGTCTGTTATGAACACGGTTCAAAAAGCAGATCCTCAAAATCCGGCAATAAATCAGTTACCACGTAAAATGGCTCTTCAACGTGCTTATCAAACCATTGGAGGTAGTTGTCAGTGGCCGGCTAGTGCGGTGGTCGAAAATGTAGGTAGTTATCGTGATGCATTGGTACAGGAATACAATAAATATCCGGCACTTGTTCCCGTTTTTGATTTTATGGATAATAAAGCTCCTGATAAAGTAAAGAAAGTCAAAGCTGTATGGACTAAAGATGGATATATGCTTTTTTGGACTGCACCGAAAGCTAAAACGGAAATGGATCGTGCAATTCAATACGTGGTCTATCGGTTTGATAAAAAGGAGAAAGTGAATATTAATGATCCTTCCCATATTGTCTCGATTGTTGAAGACAATTTCTATAAGATGCCTTACGAGAAAGGAAATACAAAATACCGCTACGTGGTTACAGCTCTTGATCGTTTGCATAACGAATCGAGAAGTGTAAGCAAGAAGGTTAAGCTTTAA
- a CDS encoding chromate transporter, with amino-acid sequence MNIYFKILSIFFKIGLFTIGGGYAMIPLIENEIVTKRDWISKEDFLDLLAIAQSAPGVMAINIAIFIGYKLKGIRGSLASTLGVALPSFVIILSIALFFHNFKENQIVERIFKGIRPAVVALIAAPTFNMAKLAKINRYTIWIPVVSALVIWLLDFSPVWIIIIAGTGGFAWGKIQKRRSGESNSK; translated from the coding sequence ATGAACATTTACTTCAAAATCCTCAGCATCTTTTTTAAAATAGGACTTTTTACAATAGGGGGAGGATATGCAATGATTCCGCTTATAGAGAATGAAATAGTAACCAAACGAGATTGGATAAGCAAAGAAGATTTTCTTGATTTATTGGCTATCGCCCAATCGGCACCGGGAGTAATGGCCATCAACATAGCCATCTTTATAGGATATAAATTAAAAGGTATCCGTGGTAGTCTGGCCTCTACACTGGGAGTGGCGTTACCCTCTTTTGTGATCATCCTGTCAATAGCCCTATTTTTCCATAATTTCAAGGAGAACCAAATAGTGGAACGGATCTTTAAGGGTATACGCCCGGCGGTAGTTGCTTTAATCGCTGCACCGACATTCAACATGGCCAAGCTGGCAAAGATAAATCGCTATACCATCTGGATACCCGTTGTTTCAGCCTTGGTAATCTGGTTACTGGATTTTTCGCCTGTATGGATCATCATCATAGCCGGTACAGGTGGCTTTGCTTGGGGGAAAATACAGAAAAGAAGATCTGGTGAATCAAATTCTAAATAA
- a CDS encoding helix-turn-helix domain-containing protein — MKKNLSLLLIFNITQGYAQTDILANERVLSYNMAGIILSIILIGLVFYLLLRISALKKEKQKSEETFQSLIDTAHNMLTPISLIKAPLEEISIKENLAQEGTNNLKAAIRHVETLLKLTNTFIQIEEKEKISILSYTSNQYEEITELNNEAEKPSGFKLLIIENDKELLTDLKESLSEQYTVLISEYGKEALGIVKEQKPDIVISDMVLSDIGGDELCTTLKNNIETSHIPVVLLIALDDKQGILKGLKTGADEYVIKPFNMDILKATLTNRLANQAILRKQYANVELNSPNECINCSTDIDWRFIDSVKRHVEEHMADSSFNVDVLCTLLNMSRTSFYNKIKALTDQAPADYARLIRLKYAARLLKEQQHSVTEIAEMTGFNDAKYFREVFKKHFKVSPSKYGKGESQEQP; from the coding sequence ATGAAAAAAAATTTATCTCTCTTACTCATATTCAACATTACGCAAGGTTATGCCCAAACAGATATTCTTGCCAATGAAAGAGTTCTCTCGTATAACATGGCCGGGATTATATTATCCATCATACTTATCGGATTAGTTTTTTATCTCCTTTTACGAATATCCGCATTAAAAAAGGAAAAGCAAAAGTCGGAAGAGACATTTCAGTCTTTGATTGACACCGCACACAACATGTTAACCCCCATCAGCCTCATAAAAGCTCCTCTCGAGGAAATCTCTATCAAAGAGAATTTAGCACAAGAGGGCACGAACAACCTGAAAGCAGCCATTCGACACGTAGAAACATTGCTTAAACTAACCAATACATTCATCCAAATAGAAGAAAAAGAGAAGATAAGCATTCTTTCTTATACCTCTAATCAATATGAGGAAATAACGGAACTAAACAACGAAGCTGAGAAGCCTTCAGGATTTAAGCTTCTTATCATCGAGAATGATAAAGAATTATTAACTGATTTGAAAGAATCGTTATCAGAGCAATATACAGTGCTAATTAGTGAATATGGCAAAGAGGCATTAGGCATAGTGAAAGAACAAAAACCAGATATAGTCATATCAGATATGGTACTTAGTGACATTGGAGGGGACGAACTATGCACTACGCTGAAAAATAATATTGAGACATCTCACATCCCAGTCGTATTACTCATTGCTTTGGATGACAAACAAGGTATCTTAAAAGGGTTGAAAACCGGAGCTGACGAATATGTGATAAAGCCTTTTAATATGGACATTCTAAAGGCAACACTCACCAACCGGTTAGCCAATCAGGCCATTTTGCGCAAGCAATACGCCAATGTGGAACTAAACAGCCCCAATGAATGCATTAACTGTTCTACCGATATCGACTGGAGATTTATTGACAGCGTGAAAAGGCATGTGGAGGAACACATGGCTGACTCTTCATTCAATGTGGACGTGCTTTGCACACTACTCAATATGAGCCGGACAAGCTTTTACAACAAAATCAAAGCATTAACAGATCAGGCACCGGCGGATTATGCCCGCCTGATTCGTCTGAAGTATGCAGCCCGCCTGCTGAAAGAGCAACAACATAGTGTCACCGAAATAGCCGAAATGACAGGATTTAACGATGCGAAATATTTCCGTGAAGTATTCAAAAAACACTTTAAAGTAAGCCCCAGCAAATACGGGAAAGGAGAAAGCCAAGAACAACCATGA
- a CDS encoding transporter — protein MKNKHYYIILLGLMLQTVSLFAQTTSTEKSMFSIHAGPSRYMGKFIGITDYSDDYRDGLRDGFQWDVNYYYLGDRYIFNSCKLAPGLIYQGGRFENSRDDSSDKIKMNYFAPQLGLFMVKQKYNLSLSMGIGYQFYKNKSAVYNKPRNVSMNKAAYNLSAAGEYLLSPKWGVSAKLDWIMSSSDSYSVKYHGQTWQVELPDSSEGGGDYSRLSLVVGLNYHF, from the coding sequence ATGAAAAACAAACACTATTACATCATCCTATTAGGGCTAATGCTACAAACCGTATCGCTTTTTGCCCAAACCACATCGACAGAGAAATCTATGTTCTCCATCCATGCAGGACCATCTCGGTATATGGGAAAATTTATTGGAATCACAGACTATTCCGACGATTACCGAGACGGCTTAAGAGATGGCTTTCAGTGGGATGTCAACTACTATTATTTGGGAGATCGATACATCTTCAATTCCTGCAAACTTGCTCCGGGCCTCATCTATCAGGGAGGACGATTTGAAAATTCTCGAGACGACAGTTCCGACAAAATTAAAATGAACTACTTCGCTCCTCAATTGGGATTATTCATGGTGAAGCAGAAATATAACCTTTCTCTTTCAATGGGCATCGGCTATCAATTCTATAAGAATAAAAGCGCCGTATATAATAAACCTCGAAACGTATCCATGAATAAAGCTGCTTATAACTTGTCGGCAGCAGGAGAATATCTTCTTTCTCCTAAATGGGGTGTTTCAGCGAAGTTAGACTGGATTATGAGCAGTTCAGACAGCTATTCCGTCAAATACCACGGCCAAACATGGCAAGTAGAACTTCCTGATTCAAGTGAAGGAGGAGGAGATTATTCGCGACTATCTTTAGTCGTCGGCTTAAATTATCACTTTTAA
- the purL gene encoding phosphoribosylformylglycinamidine synthase, whose translation MISFFRTPSKSVIAVECGHELTANDSKKLCWLFGEADKESEKNLLGYFIGPRREMITPWSTNAVEITQNMGLEGITRIEEYFPVKDENADRDPMLQRMYQGLNQELFVTNRQPEPILYIDDLEAYNEKEGLALSKEEMDYLKKVEHDLERKLTDSEVFGFAQINSEHCRHKIFGGTFVIDGVEMESSLFQMIKKTTQENPNKIISAYKDNVAFAEGPVVEQFAPADHSKSDYFLIKDIKTVISLKAETHNFPTTVEPFNGASTGTGGEIRDRMGGGKGSLPIAGTAVYMTSYPRTEENREWEEVLPVRKWLYQTPEQILIKASNGASDFGNKFGQPLICGSVLTFEHKENEEVYGYDKVIMLAGGVGYGTKRDSLKGKPEVGNKVVLLGGDNYRIGLGGGSVSSVDTGRYSSGIELNAVQRANAEMQKRANNVVRALCEEDENPVVSIHDHGSAGHVNCLSELVEECGGVIDMSKLPIGDKTLSAKEIIANESQERMGLLIKEEAIEHVRKIAERERAPMYVVGETTGDHRFSFQQADGVRPFDLAVEQMFGSSPKTYMIDKTVERHYTNPTYEISQLHEYLTQVLQLEAVACKDWLTNKVDRSVTGKVARQQCQGEIQLPLSDCGVVALDYRGEKGIATSIGHAPQAALADPAAGSILSVAEALTNIVWAPLTEGLDSLSLSANWMWPCRSQEGEDARLYTAVKALSDFCCSLQINVPTGKDSLSMTQKYPDGSKVVSPGTVIVSAGGEVSDVKKVVSPVLVNDEKSTLYHIDFSFDSFKLGGSAFAQSLGKVGDDVPCVQDAEYFRDAFLTVQELVEKGFILAGHDISAGGLITTLLEMCFANVEGGMEINLDKLKEYDIIKILFAENPGIVIQVKDKHNDEVKKILEEAGVGFVKLGKPTEERHILVTKDDATYQFGIDYMRDVWYSSSYLLDRKQSINGCAQKRFENYKMQPLELAFLPTFKGKFSQYGITPERRTPTGTRAAIIREKGTNGEREMAYSLYLAGFDVKDVTMTDLISGRETLEDVNMVVYCGGFSNSDVLGSAKGWAGGFLFNEKAKTALDNFYAREDTLSLGICNGCQLMIELGLINPEHEKKEKMLHNESHKFESAFIGVTIPTNHSVMFGSLSGSKLGLWVAHGEGKFSLPYEEDKYNVVAKYSYEEYPANPNGSDYSIAALASTNGRHLAMMPHLERAIFPWQNAYYPSKRLDNDQVTPWIEAFVNARKWIEKKKK comes from the coding sequence ATGATATCTTTTTTCAGAACTCCTTCCAAAAGCGTGATTGCCGTAGAATGCGGCCACGAGCTCACCGCGAATGATAGTAAGAAACTATGCTGGCTTTTCGGAGAAGCCGACAAAGAAAGTGAAAAAAACCTACTCGGATACTTTATCGGTCCACGGCGCGAGATGATTACTCCATGGAGCACCAATGCGGTGGAGATTACCCAAAACATGGGACTAGAGGGCATCACCCGCATCGAAGAATATTTCCCGGTAAAAGATGAAAATGCCGACCGTGATCCGATGTTACAGCGTATGTATCAGGGATTGAATCAAGAACTTTTCGTAACCAATCGCCAACCGGAACCTATTTTATATATAGACGATCTGGAAGCCTACAACGAGAAAGAGGGACTTGCCCTGTCAAAAGAGGAAATGGATTATCTGAAAAAAGTAGAACATGATTTGGAGCGTAAGTTAACGGATTCTGAGGTATTCGGTTTCGCTCAAATCAACTCGGAACATTGCCGCCACAAAATATTCGGAGGTACTTTTGTGATTGACGGAGTAGAAATGGAATCGTCGCTCTTTCAGATGATCAAGAAAACAACGCAAGAGAATCCGAATAAGATTATCTCTGCCTATAAAGATAATGTAGCCTTCGCCGAAGGCCCGGTAGTGGAACAATTTGCTCCTGCCGATCATTCCAAATCAGATTATTTCCTCATTAAAGATATCAAAACCGTTATATCGCTAAAAGCGGAAACGCATAACTTCCCTACTACTGTAGAGCCTTTCAATGGTGCATCTACCGGTACGGGTGGTGAAATTCGCGACCGTATGGGAGGGGGCAAAGGATCTTTGCCTATTGCCGGAACAGCGGTGTACATGACTTCTTATCCCCGCACCGAAGAAAATCGTGAATGGGAAGAAGTGTTGCCTGTACGTAAATGGTTATACCAAACGCCGGAACAAATTCTGATTAAAGCCTCTAATGGTGCATCAGACTTTGGAAACAAGTTCGGTCAGCCGCTTATCTGTGGTTCGGTACTCACCTTTGAGCACAAGGAAAACGAGGAAGTTTATGGTTACGACAAAGTAATTATGCTTGCCGGTGGCGTGGGCTACGGCACAAAACGAGACTCCCTAAAAGGCAAACCCGAAGTAGGCAACAAGGTTGTGCTGCTTGGTGGCGATAACTACCGCATCGGTTTAGGAGGTGGCTCGGTATCTTCGGTAGATACGGGGCGCTACAGTAGCGGCATTGAACTAAATGCCGTGCAAAGGGCTAATGCAGAAATGCAAAAACGTGCCAACAATGTGGTACGTGCTTTGTGCGAAGAAGATGAAAACCCGGTTGTATCCATTCACGACCACGGATCGGCAGGACATGTAAACTGCCTTTCGGAACTGGTTGAAGAATGTGGCGGGGTGATCGACATGAGTAAACTTCCTATCGGAGACAAAACACTGTCGGCCAAAGAAATCATCGCCAACGAATCTCAGGAGCGCATGGGGCTTCTTATTAAAGAGGAAGCCATCGAACATGTTCGCAAGATTGCCGAGCGTGAACGCGCCCCGATGTACGTAGTAGGTGAAACGACAGGCGACCACCGCTTCTCATTCCAACAGGCAGACGGCGTTCGTCCGTTCGACCTTGCCGTGGAACAGATGTTCGGTTCTTCGCCAAAGACCTATATGATTGATAAAACGGTGGAGCGTCATTACACCAATCCGACGTACGAAATATCTCAGCTGCACGAATACCTCACACAGGTACTTCAACTGGAAGCCGTGGCTTGCAAGGATTGGTTGACAAACAAGGTAGACCGTTCGGTAACGGGTAAAGTAGCCCGCCAGCAATGTCAGGGAGAAATTCAACTTCCCCTTAGTGACTGTGGTGTGGTAGCGCTCGATTATCGTGGAGAAAAAGGAATTGCCACTTCCATCGGACATGCACCGCAAGCTGCATTGGCCGATCCGGCTGCCGGCTCTATTCTCTCCGTAGCCGAAGCATTGACAAACATTGTTTGGGCACCACTTACCGAAGGGTTGGATAGCTTATCGCTTTCGGCTAACTGGATGTGGCCTTGCCGTTCTCAGGAAGGAGAAGATGCACGTCTCTACACAGCTGTTAAAGCATTAAGCGACTTCTGCTGTTCATTGCAAATCAATGTACCTACGGGTAAAGATTCACTCTCAATGACTCAGAAATACCCTGACGGAAGCAAAGTAGTTTCTCCGGGAACAGTGATTGTTTCTGCCGGAGGTGAAGTTTCCGATGTAAAAAAGGTTGTTTCTCCGGTATTGGTAAACGATGAAAAATCGACTCTTTACCATATCGACTTTAGCTTTGATTCTTTCAAACTTGGCGGTTCGGCCTTTGCACAATCATTGGGTAAGGTAGGCGATGATGTGCCTTGTGTGCAAGATGCCGAATACTTCCGTGATGCTTTCCTCACCGTACAAGAACTGGTGGAGAAAGGTTTCATCCTGGCAGGACACGATATATCTGCCGGCGGACTTATCACGACGCTGCTTGAAATGTGTTTTGCCAATGTAGAAGGGGGTATGGAAATTAACCTCGACAAACTGAAAGAATACGATATCATCAAAATATTATTTGCCGAAAATCCAGGCATTGTCATTCAAGTGAAAGACAAGCACAACGACGAGGTAAAAAAGATACTCGAAGAAGCCGGCGTAGGTTTTGTAAAACTCGGAAAGCCGACCGAAGAGCGTCATATCCTTGTAACGAAAGACGATGCTACCTATCAGTTTGGCATCGACTATATGCGCGATGTATGGTATTCATCTTCTTACCTGCTCGACCGCAAACAGTCGATAAACGGTTGCGCACAGAAACGTTTCGAAAACTATAAGATGCAACCTTTGGAACTAGCCTTTCTACCTACGTTCAAAGGTAAATTCTCACAATACGGCATTACGCCCGAGCGCCGTACTCCTACCGGAACACGCGCTGCCATTATTCGCGAAAAAGGAACCAACGGCGAACGTGAAATGGCCTACTCCCTTTATCTTGCAGGATTTGACGTGAAAGACGTTACCATGACCGACCTTATCAGTGGTCGCGAAACACTGGAAGATGTAAACATGGTTGTTTACTGCGGTGGATTCTCCAACTCCGATGTTTTAGGTTCGGCCAAAGGTTGGGCAGGCGGCTTCCTCTTCAACGAAAAAGCCAAAACAGCTCTGGATAACTTCTACGCCCGCGAAGACACTCTGTCACTGGGCATTTGCAACGGTTGCCAGTTGATGATAGAACTTGGACTTATCAATCCAGAACACGAGAAAAAAGAGAAGATGCTCCATAATGAATCGCACAAGTTTGAATCGGCCTTTATCGGGGTAACCATTCCAACCAATCATAGCGTAATGTTCGGTTCATTAAGCGGAAGCAAGCTCGGGCTCTGGGTAGCACACGGAGAAGGTAAATTCTCACTTCCTTATGAAGAAGACAAATATAACGTGGTAGCCAAGTACAGTTACGAGGAATATCCCGCCAATCCTAACGGGTCCGACTATTCAATAGCCGCTTTGGCCAGCACAAATGGCAGACATCTTGCAATGATGCCCCATTTGGAACGTGCTATATTCCCCTGGCAAAATGCTTATTACCCAAGCAAACGTTTGGATAACGACCAGGTCACTCCGTGGATCGAGGCATTCGTAAATGCCCGTAAATGGATTGAGAAGAAAAAGAAATGA